The genomic segment GGGCTGGGGACCAAAGCTGAGGCTGGGGAGACTGGAGTAATGGGGTGTCAGTGTTGGGGGAAgtgatgggggaggagagggagacagaaggggacGAGGCCCAGACGCCGacaggggatgggggtggagaaggagggGCGCTGATGCGCATGCGCAGTGATACCCCCAACCAGGCGCGGGGGCGGAGATACtgggaggctccaggctttgatgAAAGGGCTTGAGGCAGCGTCGTCGTGAAGAGGATAGACACGGAgcatggagagagaaaagaagagatggCCACGAAAAAGGATGTGAGACATCAAAACAGAAAGAGATGAAGCAGAGACAAGGGCAAGAAGGAGAGGGATGGGAAAGCGGGCACAGTTTTTTGTCCGTCCCCTTGGGACAGAGCCTTCCTTCCCGCAGGCCCACAAACCAGGCCAGTTAGGGCAGGGGTCTCAGTGTGGTGGTGGTTATgagtgttttcctctctctgagaTCTCAGACCTGACCCTTCTCCATGGTCACCGCATATAAGGGGTGTCTCAGAGGGATGATTTTGTAGACTCCTTTCATCATCGAGGGTCATTAGTTACCGTGGTTATCATCACTGAGTGCTCAGAGAGCACTTACCAGGTTTAGAGAGGTTAAGctacttgcccaagggcacacagcaagCAGATGCTGGAGCTAAGAAACCAGACAGCCTGCTGGAAACCAGACGGCCTGGCTGGAGAGTCTGGGCTCTTCATCACCATGCTACATATGGCTGTAGCAGTGTGTAGGGACCAGATCTGGCAATGAACCCCTCCAACCCTCTCGGAACCTGTATCTCCCCTTGGGGGAAGACCTCCTGGAGCCAGCTCAGAGTCCAAGCCTTCCTGGATCAATCACCCTGGTTTGGCTGTCACTCTTGCCTGGTGACCAGAGCTGGCACTGCCTACCACTCCAGCCCAAAGAGGACTGGGCTACTTTGTCTCCCGCCCCTCATCCTTCTAATGGGCAGGGCTAGTTTCatcccttgccccccaccccggccctcaTCCTGGTCTGTCCTTCATCCTCTCCCACCTGGACTGTGTTCTCCCTTACCCCACAACTTGCTCCCTATAATGCAGCCACAGGGACCTAACATATCATATCAGGGCCCTCCTCCATTCAGAGACATCTGCTTGCTGCACCTCGCTCTAGATAAAAGCTAGTGTTCTCAACCACAGCTCACAAGGCCCTAGGTGGACTTTCCACTATCAtctctccaccctctcctcctctcactcTCCCCCACATTCACTGCCCACCACGCTGACTTCCTTGCTCCTTCTCagcccaggacctttgcactggccGTTCCTTCTGCCCAGAATGCTCCTCCCCCAGATGCTTGGTTTCCTCTCTCCCCTAGTTTAGGATTTTACTTCTTGGCGCCTTTTCAGTGAGACCTTCTCCGCTCTATCTAAAATTGCATCCCCCACACATACTCCCTTCCCTGCTTCAGTTTTTACCATAGCAACACTGCCCTCCTCCAGCTGACACCCTAGATGTTGGGCACTTGCAGGGGGTGTGCTGCTCCCTGGAACATCCAGTCCGTATGCCTTCCAGGCCAGGTCCTTCTCATCCAGGTCTCTGCTCGAACATTGTCTCCTTAGAGTCCTCTTCTCCACCCATCTGCCAGTGCCACCCCCACTCCATTACATTTTCGTTTAGTCTTTACGGCGCTTATTACaatctgaaattatcttgtttattaGTTGACTGGTTTATATTCTACTCAAGCAGAATAGAAACACCATGAGGGCAGGACTTTGTCAGCTGTGTTCACTGCTGTACACCCAGCTCAGCACCAGACTTCGCAAAGGGTATGAGAACCAGGTAGAATTCTCCCCAAATAAACAACTCTTGTTCTGCTCTGAGACTGTTTTACTGACTGCAAAGGTTCAAACTAGGAATGGCAGGAACCTGGCACCAAGGGGAACAGGGACTGATGAGGCTTGGGCCTTGGTCAGCCCCAAGGTTCAAGGGGTTCCTTAGGAGGGGGTACTTGGAACCAGACCCTTGAGGGAGCTGCAATGGCCCAGGCATGGGTGGTGGGGCTAGGCAGACCCATGTATGATGAGTggctcttcctctgtcttctgtcaACCGGCCTCGCAACATTATCCATCCTGGTCCTTATGCACTGGGGGTCTGAGTGTCCAGGAGCTCGGGCTTGGCATCCAGTGTGAGAAGTGCAGGACTTTGGGCAAGGACCACACCTATGTCAGACCCTCCACAGATAATGGGACTCCTCACATCCAGGGAGCTGGGCATTCCCAGACAAAGAAGTGATAGAGATGGAGAACACAGGGGaatgaggggagggaagaagagagggaaggaaggaaaaggggggaaGAAATGGTGAGGAACATGGAGGGTGATGTGGGAGGGGGGTGTCAAGGAACACAGAGAGATGTGGGCAGAGATTTGTGGGGAGACAGGGAAACAAATGTGAGGCCAGAGAGACATTCATGGGGGAATAAAGAGGTATGGAGAAACAGggaaatggcgggggggggggtgtcgagAGACAGATATGGGGATAGGCAAAcacaggagaagacagagagagacatagatgGGGGACACAGAAAGATGCAGATGAAGAGAGACATGGGGAAATGGAGagacaggagggaagagagatgggGCATCAGAAACATAAAGATGaatgtgggaggagagaggaggagattgAAACACGTGGATtgaatgggggcaggggaggcagagagacactgTCGGCCCAGGGACCATGGCAGGCTGAAGAATCCCAGACCTGAGTCTGAGGTCTGTCCCTACACTCTGTATGTCCCTCTTGTGTCCCAGCATGGTTAGGCCACAGTCTCAAACACAAAGCCTCCAGGGGCAGCCACACTGCAGTTCTAGCTGACTGTTCCTAGCTGACTGCTGCTAAATCTGCTGAGCCTTCAGGAAAgaccaaaaattattttaaagcaccACTGAGGCCAGAAAAAATCGTATCTGTTAGCTGTGTACAACCTACTGGCCAGCAGGCAGAGACACCTTAGCCACAGAGCTACTTTGGGGGCTCCTTTTTGAAACCCCTTCCTATCTCttgtccaggcagggctgagagcCCTAGGACCTCAAAGTTGGCCCTAGGGTTTGAAGCAGGGAAAAGGCCTGGTCAAATTCTTAAAGACACAATGCCCTCCTCCAATATTCAGAAGTAAACTATAGGAGCAAAAGCGCCTTTAGATAGGGCTCGGGAGACTCTACTAGATGGGCTGCAAACTCACGCTCCACAGGGGCCAGGCAGGAGCTCTCTAGCCGTTTGAATCGAGGTTCTGCAACTTACTGGCTGCTTGACTTTGGGCGAGATTTGTGCCTgacttttcatctgaaaaatggggacaaCAGCAGTGCCAAGGTCACAGTGAGTTTTCAATAAGTTATTAACTCTGTCTGGCAAAGAGTAAAGGCcccttaaatattattaatatatggAACAGCCATTACCCTGCTCTGACCAATAGTGGGTAGGCATTGccaaactgacttttttttcaagaaaagccagaaatgtgGAAACAtgaatgaaatgttctgacttttaaatgaaaatagataTGCCACGGGGGCCAGGTGGCCACATCACCAGGCAGAGCAGGTCCTGGTGCGCCCAGCCGGCAGGCTCTCCTTGCACAGCTGCTGCGCCAGCTGTTCTAGAGCCCGCAGCTGCACCTGGTGCTGCTCCTGGCGCCGCTGCAGCCTCCGCACACGACGTTGCAGTGCTCCCAGGATAGTGCCCAGCCCGGCCAGAGGGTGCTGGGCCCGAACTCCAGGCCGTGGCCTggcaggagcaggaggaaggatCAGGGGGGCCAGGAACACGGTGGCCGCGGGCTCGGGGCCTCTGGGTGCTGGCCCTAGtaccacaaggtgcacagggccAGGGGCCGAGAGAGCTGGGCCAGGGGTCGGGGGCGTGACgtctggtggggagggagacacGACTCGCTTCTCGGTGCTTCGGGTACTCTGCTGCTTCTGGAAGACaaagcatggggtggggggcatcagGGCCAGACTCCAAGGGGTACTGCCATCAGGTAAGGCCAGACCTCAAAGAGGGACTTCCCTCAGGAGAGAAGGGCATAGGGTCAGACTGGAGGAGGGACCTCCCTCAGGAGAGGAGGGCTGGGGATCAGACTCCATGGATTATTTCCAGGTGGGGAAGACTGGGGGTCAGACGCCAGTGGTGGGACCTCCCTTTGCTCACCTCAGTAGGTGGCGCTGGGGAGAAAATGGAGGGCACTGCATCAGGCCGCAGGTAGCGCACACCCCAGCGCCACTGGAAGCAGGAAGGTGTGAAGTGCTCACTGCACAGGTGCTGGTGGCAGCTGGGCACCCAGTCCTCATGGCCCATGTGCCGCAGCCAGGCCCGCAGCCGGGGGCCATCCTTCAGTGGGAACCTGCCAGGGGCAGTGGGGTTACGGGGTCAGTGGGGTTATGGGGTCAGCAATATCAGGTCCAGTCACAGCCCTCCCCGAGGACACACACATCGGGAGGTCCCTGGGCTCCAGACCTCTGTCTCCCCAGGCTAGAAGCTGTCCCTGCCTCCTACCCAGGCCCTACCACCAACCCACATCCCATTCTTCCACCTTTTAAACACCCAGCATCAGCCCACCTCTCCTACCTCTGTTGCCCCTTCCATTCAGCCTCCATCCTCTCCTGCCTGGGCTCTTGCAACAGCCTCCTCCCTGATCGCCCTTACCCACAGccactctgccctcccccaacaaTCTGCTCCTCTACATGAAGCTGAGAGAGTAGTTTATGAAACTGGACAAATCTACAAAGTGGGAGATTCTACATtcgtgggggtagggtggggttaTAGGttaaaagagatttaagaaaCATCCAGTTGCAGGTTATAGACCTCGTCTGCAACAAATCATTccataaaatgacattttaaaacagtTGGGGAAGATTGAGCATGAATTGGGCACTGGATAGTTGTAAGAAATTAACTTTGCTAGGTATGATAATTGTCctggtttatgtttttaaaatagtcatctgttggaaaaacattctgaaatatttatgggCAAAAGAACTaatatctggaatttattttaaaatactgcattaaaggggcgcctgggtggctcagtcagttgggcggccaactacagctcaggtcatgatctcacggtctgtgagttcgaaccccacatcgggctctgtgctgacagctcagagcctggagcctgcttccaattctgtgtctccctctctctctgccccttccctgcttgctctctgtctctctctctcaaaaataataaacattaaaaataaataaataaataaataaaatactgcattaaaggggtgcctgggtggcttagtcggttgagcatcccactcctggttttggctcaggtcatgctctcacagcttcatgggttcgagtcccacatcgggctctgcgttggtaacacagaacctgcttgggattctctctctctccctctctctctgaccctctcccactcatgctgtctctcaaaataaataaataagctttaaaaataaataaatactgcatTAAAGGTGTAAGTAGGTGGAGGGTAGATGAAAAAGATTGGCAAAATGTTGACAACTGGTGAATCTGAGTGATAGATATATGCGAATCCATTTATATAACTCTACTTTTTGGTGTATGCTTGAAAACACCTGataaaggtgggtttttttttaatatttatttttgagagagagagtgcaagtggaggaggtgcacagagagaggggacagaggatcagaagcgggctctgcactgacagcagagagcctgatgcagggctcgaactcacaaaccataagagcatggcctgagctgaagttggacgcttaactgactgagccacccaggcacccctgttaaaaggtttttaaacaactcaacaacaacaaaaataaccccattaaaaatgggcaaaagacttggggcacctgggtggctcagctggttaagtgtctgactctggattttggcttaggtcatgatatcctggtttgtgggacagagccccaagtcaggctctgtgctgacattgtggagcctccttgagattctctctctctctctctctctctctctctctctctctctctgcccctctctctctcagaataaacaaacttaaaaaaaaagttttaaattaaaaaaaaaacaaacagtggtgcctgggtagctcagtcagttattTGTCTGagtcttaattttggctcaggtcatgatctcactgtttgtgggtttgagccctgcatcaggctgtgctgacagcctgcttcagattctgtgtctccctctctctctcaaaaataaaccttaaaattttttttaaatggttgataTGGTAGATtttatattacatgtattttgcaattaaaagtaaaaattaaaaaattaacgtttaaaaaaatgaatgaaataaaagctTTCCCTGTGGGAGTGGGTGGGGATTATCTGAGACTCCAGACTGCCCACAATGGAGACCTCATTTTCCAGCTTCATTTGCAGCCAGGGGCGGCCACATAATTGAGTTCTGGACCATTTGTCCTGTGGCAGCTGTCAGAAACCGGGAGAcattaaaggtttattttaagCCGTTAAATTTTGAGATAGTTTGTTATGTAGCATTAGATAACTAGTATGGTCAGTCATCCACATTCTACCTGCACAGTATCTTCTATATCTGCCACATGAttgacttaatatttttcttaaaactgaCCAACTTTAAGTATTTAACAAAGATACCTCGAAGAGAAAACTTTACACCACAATTTAAGATGGAAAAAccagtattggggcacctgggagactcaACTGATTgatctctcaggtcatgatcccagagttgtggaatggagccctgtgttgggttctgtgctgagtgtggagcctgcttgattctctctctccctctgccactatccctggctctctctctctctctctctctctcgctctctctcgctctctctctctctcaaattaaaaaaaaaaaaaaaaaaaaaagaagtcatacagttctgttaaaaaaaaaaagaaaagtaaagaaaaccgTATCAATTCCATGAACAGGAGTTGACGAAAAAAAACAGCAAGATACCTTCATCTGCTGAGGGCTTTGAGACCTGCTCTTTGTTAAAAGGGCAGAGCAAGGGTGTTAGAGAGTGCGGGACAACACCATCCCTAGGAGACAAGGTAACAAACTCGGGCACAAAAGGAACACTATGGAACCCTAAAACAGAACGTGGAGGCACTCTATGAACTGACATGCTATTGTCGGGCATACACGTTATCTGAAAAAAGCAAAGTTCCAAACAGAGCAGATCAGCTTTTAGTAATTGTGGCAGGCTCAGTAATGGCCTCCAAAAGATATCCATGTTCCAATCCCTGGAACTTGTGAATACTACGTTGCATGACAAaaggtgtgattaagttaatgGTCCTGAGATGGGAAGTCATCCTGGATCTTTCATTTGGGCCCTAAATGCAATTACAGGTATCCTTGTAAGAGGGAGGCTGAGAAGATGTTACCTCAGATGAAAGCGGAGAAGGCGATGTGAGcacaaaggcagagattggaatgatgTGGTCACCAGAAACtaactggaagaggcaagaaatggATTCTCTTACAGCCTCACAGGGAGTGCAACCCTGCCAAGGCCTTGATTCTGGCCCAGTAAAACCGGCTTgcacttctggtctccagaattgtgagagaataatTTCTGCTGTATTAAGCCATCAAGTTTGTTTCAGTTTCCACAGGAAATTAATACAGTAATAAAGGGTGAAATTAGAACATATATTCAGATTTGCTTGTATATGCATAAAGAAACTGggaaggcaggggcgcctgggtggctcagtcagttaagtgcctgactcttgatttgggctcaggtcatactctcagTGTTCAttggatcgagccctgtgttgggctctgtgctgctaatgtgaagcctgcttgggattctctttctccctctctctgcccctccaccactcacgtataagtgctgtctctcaaaataaagaaataaacattatttcaaaattaagaaaaaaagaaaaagaaactaggaaGGATACATAAAAAAGGAGTTGGGTAGGAtggacagagatgggggtgggagcAAGAGTTCTCAGCCaaaaggcagacagacagggcaagggggggggggcgggggcggcacAGCTAGTGCAAGAGGACAGAGGGGCTGA from the Prionailurus viverrinus isolate Anna chromosome E2, UM_Priviv_1.0, whole genome shotgun sequence genome contains:
- the THAP8 gene encoding THAP domain-containing protein 8, encoding MPKYCRAPNCSNTAGRLGADNRPVSFYKFPLKDGPRLRAWLRHMGHEDWVPSCHQHLCSEHFTPSCFQWRWGVRYLRPDAVPSIFSPAPPTEKQQSTRSTEKRVVSPSPPDVTPPTPGPALSAPGPVHLVVLGPAPRGPEPAATVFLAPLILPPAPARPRPGVRAQHPLAGLGTILGALQRRVRRLQRRQEQHQVQLRALEQLAQQLCKESLPAGRTRTCSAW